DNA from Rosa rugosa chromosome 6, drRosRugo1.1, whole genome shotgun sequence:
CTCTGCCGAGCTTAACCCGACTAAAAGTTTACCTTTAAcctttatatatatagttatagaAGTTGAACTCTTTTCTTAGCATGTTATTTCTACCTTAAGCTATCAAACTTTATATGAGCATTTCCAATTTCTATGGCCCAAGTCGTATATAGCAACATAGAAGGTTAGAATAATAAATACAATGATATATAGGGAGACAACAGCAAAGTTCCCTAGTCAAAGTTCTGCATAAAAAGGCCTAAAGCTGCTATAGAAGCTCATTCCAAGAAAATGGAAGTAGTCAAGCTCTTCAGAACATGGTCAAGCCCTTTTGCTTTGAGAATAGTCTGGGCACTGAAGCTCAAAGATGTCCAATATGATACCATCTTTGAAGATCTCTCAAACAAAAGCCCTTTGCTTCTTCAATACAACCCTGTTCATAAGAAGGTTCCAGTGATTGTGCACAATGGAAAATCAGTTGCTGAATCATTTGTGATCCTTGAATACATTGAAGAATCATGGAAAGAGAACCCTTTGCTATCCGAAGATCCTCACGAAAGAGCCGCTGCACGCTTTTGGGCAAAATTTGGTGATGAAAAGGTAACCCGGCTGAACTACTACTATTTCATAGCATAATCAGATATTTACTTGAACACTAGTATCGTATCGAGTTTTGAGATCAATGATATTCTATGTAAGAGATGAGTAATTTTGATGGAAAATTCATTATCTAATTAGGTTTGTGATTTTACATGAAGGTTTTGCCATCTATTTGGGAAGCCTTTAACAGTGAAGGGAAAGAGCAAGAGGAAGGTATTGTGAAGGCGAAGGAGAACTTGAAGTACTTGGAAGAGGAGCTAAAGGGGAAGAAATTCTTTGGGGGAGAGCATATTGGATTTGCAGATATTGCACTTGGATGGCTTGCAGAATATGAGAATGTGTTTGAAGAGGTAACTAGCATGAAAGTGATTGCAGAAGATGAGTTTCCATTGTTATCAGAatggaaaaggacttttgcagATGCTCCTATAATCAAAGAGAATTGGCCTCCCAGAGACAAACTTGTCACCAAATTTCAGGCTCTCCGAGAGGCCAACCTCTTGAAAAAGGTACCTAAATGAAATGGTTTGTGAGATCATAGATGGATAACAGCAGAAGAGTACATGAaaatttgtattttcttttggaaagtGGAATTTTCTTGGGTGAAATGCAATTCAAACTCCAGAATCAAATAATCAAAAGGGATATAAAATTTCTTCTTTTGTCAGATGACATTACTATGAACTAAATAAATAGTTCTTGCCAACTacatttcaattattaaatccTTTAACAGAGATTCTTCTGTCAATGATCAATGTCCTTGAACTCATTTACTAGCCAAACTAGTAGGTACTTAGAGATTTGGAACCAGATGCAAATTCAGAATAAGTATCCTGAAACATGGTAAGCAATCGAATACATTTGCATGAAACAAGGTTGCATATATATGGCACAGTAAGCTAAAAGCTAAGACACCATGTATAATTAGTCATATATTCATTATAAACTGTGAAAACTATGGTGCCagaaatataaagaaaaaatgGCGTCTTAGCTCAAAGCTAGAAACTTTTCCAGGTGGCCATTACAAATATGAATGTTTTATCACAAGTGTCCTGGAATAGAGTGACTAGAAACCAATTAGAAGTGGTCAGAGAACCAATCTTCAACTCAGGGCAATACCAATGGACATGAAAACCGTCCACGTCCATTGCTGCTTTTCACTCTCTCAATGCGTCATTTGCACATTCACTCCAAGGTTTTTGAGAATATAGCCTCAGATTCAGAGTGCTTTCTTGTTTGGGGTTTGCCTTATATAATGCTCAGAGTTCAGGTCTTTAGGTCCGGAAACTTTGATGGGTTTTATTCGCCAAGTGGGAGCCACCAAAAGTTGATGCTTGAGGTGGTTTGGTTCATGGGAAATAACTTGTTAATCTTTGTTCAGGCCCGGCCCTGCCCAAGGGCGGGTTTGGCGACAGGCCCAGGGCCCAAGTGACAGGGGGCacaatttgttttttaattttttttatataaggttatatatatacaaaaagaaattatatatagtatattgttttaggaaaactgaaattgggagagaatagagtcgtactttcattgataataggggcctctttatatagaggattacaaacatagagatagagttgtacatggaaacataatcgtacattgattggatatctcctaagattctccgagaatatctctaatataaaccttatttcaactagagcaagtaacctctagtttgggccagacacatattctggatttacttgaacactcccccttgtgttgcccaaacgtggtgcttctctcgttgcctcattaaaaaccttgtcgagtaacaaaaacccagtgggacaaaaataacctcggtcgaagggaaaaaagaacacaacacacccttcacgtttcgagaccatacatgtagacacctccccctgatgtctgcatctccccctgacgactacggtcattggagttcggataacttccgcaaacgatgctaccaacatgtttctcgaaagtggaatttaggcaatcaCTTaatgagcaagtctgccatactgtcctcagatcgaacctagttcactttgatcttgaggagagtttgttgttgctgattatccttggcgtgatcgcttttgatgtagccttgcttcaaaacaagcagcattatcttatatgctcgtaggctcatctgtggtagacttcaaaccacaattgttcgaacatgcgtaactatggatccaatccatatacattcacgaatcacttcatgaagagcaataatctctgcattgttcgaagatatagcgactagggtctgttctgtagacctccaagatatcacggtctttacccatggtgaacacttaaccagtttgggaacgacctttgtgtgggtcagagagatacccaatatcagcaaaaccttccaaaacacatgtcgttttgggatggggatagaggacgcaggccagtgttggcggcgttcctgctatgtgatgggtctgaatccatcatctctctgtagggatagaacaagcccatatcaatcgtacatctcaagtactgaaagatatcttttacaccaatcttaatggcgtcgcgttggcgcagagctatatcttagctaacaagcttactgcaaatgagatgtccggtcttgtgcatttagctaagtacaataatgcgcctattgtactaagtaaggcacttctgcctctagcatatcttcgtcatcatcctttcgacgaagaggattcttttcaagatcaagactacggacgatcatgggggtgcttgaaggcttgaccttgtcaaaatgcctaagcatctatcgacacgatgctcaagttccaaaccgagacataatcgtgttctcccaaaatccttcatctcaaactcggatttcaaatattcagcggtttcccttaactctttaagggcttccaatgaagatcatgtccaacatgaaccgcgatagaatccgaaacttgttatagaaacgcgtgggcatatcccttcccaatcaagtagtcactttagtgagcgtttcaatcttattgtaaacgcgctccgtggtctagagccacttgacttgggtagatgaagttcaccatgaaccttcatgtatattccgtatctagatccccatagagatacgtagtgaccacatttgttagctgcatgatcagttattcggaaactaccaaactgacaaggtagtggagtgcaatgacatccattaagagagaatatgtctcatcgtagtcaattccagggcgttttatgagaagccttgcgccataaggcgagattgccatctctttttctcatcacgctttctaacgaagacccattagtcaataagttttatgttaggaggtgttggcatcactggctcgaaaaccttcctcttcgttagagaatctaacttaacctggatcgcatctttccatttaggccaaatctctctacgttggctgTGATGACCTAgattttctgttatttaattttggtaattagtaatggaccagttgtatgaataattgttattgtgctttattcataggttgtatgtgaagtggaatggtttttgtacgtataattatttgaatttcacagtttagggggttgcgtgaagtttgactttttatacgttgggattcttcgaaaacttccttcacgaaagttgtagagtgcgtcgatacgagttcgttgacatgcggaacgcgtcaatcggagttcgtatgagaaatttatggctagcggaagaagtttccgttttagtataaatagaggaaaatcagaaattattttcattatttcactttccatttccggaaaggtttttctctctcttttctctctcggtcgactccttcagaaatgaaattttccgtctgacccgacccgaaccaggcgacccgacccggcttttctggcgaactgcggcggtctcTGGCCGTGAGACTTGGTCagcaggttcgcctcctccgtctggtcgtccctgtggTGTTCTCTAGCGGCGATATCCACCGTGTAcggcgcagcaaggcggtgcagattggtgttttcggacccgaccggaaaacgcaaCTCCGGCGACAgcacggcttcaagtttccttccttagcttcgtgggggtcgtctgagtcgatctatggtgtttgtttggatcgatttacgtggaaatcggttcaactcagattgAGCAAAAATCTAAaccttgtgaggtagttttcgaccctttgtgcttgttttctgacttcgagctagttatgagaattcacaagcatgcttagatgaagctttttgaagttggaagttttgtgaaatattgagttttggccggcggcggtgcgccaccgcctgtggcggcgttccagcggtgttccggccatgtatggggctatttctggtattatatgttttctactcgtcgatacgagcgttttgatatataatacgcatattttggagttcgtatgaaattgttatgatttttacgatttcataccagttgatttattcgatccgtgaggattcgagcgtccgatcaacttgtggtttggtcatatcgatcgtggacgtattccggagactttgggaggtctcggatgtggtttt
Protein-coding regions in this window:
- the LOC133715555 gene encoding probable glutathione S-transferase — protein: MEVVKLFRTWSSPFALRIVWALKLKDVQYDTIFEDLSNKSPLLLQYNPVHKKVPVIVHNGKSVAESFVILEYIEESWKENPLLSEDPHERAAARFWAKFGDEKVLPSIWEAFNSEGKEQEEGIVKAKENLKYLEEELKGKKFFGGEHIGFADIALGWLAEYENVFEEVTSMKVIAEDEFPLLSEWKRTFADAPIIKENWPPRDKLVTKFQALREANLLKKVPK